In Nocardioides cavernae, a single genomic region encodes these proteins:
- a CDS encoding glycosyltransferase: MTAALLVDLALALLLLGAAVWAQRLVADLRTLPPADAPTGGQVSVSVVVPARDEEQTLPALLRSVAEQLPEVHEVVVVDDASRDATAAVARAGGARVVPAGTPPPGWTGKAWACHTGTAATTGDLLLFLDADTVLRPGALAGLLAAHTRHGGLVSVQPHHDVVRPYEQLSAHFNVVALMASGAFTRRGRVRASRAPMAFGPCLLTSREDHGRAGGHEAVRADILDDAALAAAYHRAGLPVWCAVGGDAVRMRSYPGGPAQLVAGWTKNIASGAADAAPSATAATVAWISAHHAVAVGAVLSLLVAVTGSGAPLLAGSPLLWAVAYAAVALQLRWMLRRAGSFRWWAWTLFPVPLLAFDLVFARSLTLTVVRRSVQWRGRDVSLAGSRSGEGVA, from the coding sequence GTGACGGCTGCCCTCCTCGTCGACCTCGCGCTCGCGTTGCTGCTCCTCGGAGCGGCGGTGTGGGCGCAACGGCTGGTGGCCGACCTCCGCACCCTCCCGCCGGCCGACGCCCCGACGGGCGGTCAGGTATCGGTGTCAGTGGTGGTCCCGGCGCGTGACGAGGAGCAGACGCTGCCGGCGCTGCTGCGGTCGGTGGCCGAGCAGCTGCCGGAGGTCCACGAGGTCGTCGTGGTGGACGACGCGTCACGCGACGCGACCGCCGCCGTGGCACGAGCGGGCGGCGCCAGAGTCGTGCCGGCCGGCACGCCACCCCCCGGGTGGACCGGCAAGGCCTGGGCCTGCCACACCGGCACCGCGGCGACGACGGGCGACCTCCTGCTCTTCCTCGACGCCGACACCGTCCTCCGACCGGGTGCCCTCGCGGGCCTGCTCGCCGCGCACACGCGGCACGGCGGGCTCGTGTCGGTGCAGCCGCACCACGACGTCGTCCGCCCCTACGAGCAGCTGTCGGCCCACTTCAACGTCGTCGCGCTGATGGCCAGCGGGGCCTTCACCCGTCGCGGCCGGGTCCGCGCGAGCCGCGCGCCGATGGCGTTCGGGCCGTGCCTGCTGACCTCCCGCGAGGACCACGGGCGCGCGGGCGGGCACGAGGCCGTCCGCGCCGACATCCTCGACGACGCCGCGCTCGCCGCCGCCTACCACCGGGCGGGACTGCCGGTCTGGTGCGCGGTCGGGGGCGACGCGGTGCGCATGCGCAGCTATCCCGGCGGCCCGGCGCAGCTCGTTGCCGGGTGGACCAAGAACATCGCCTCCGGGGCGGCCGACGCAGCGCCGTCGGCGACCGCCGCCACCGTGGCGTGGATCAGCGCCCACCACGCCGTCGCCGTCGGAGCCGTCCTGTCCCTCCTCGTCGCAGTCACCGGGAGTGGGGCGCCGCTGCTGGCCGGCAGTCCCCTGCTGTGGGCGGTGGCGTACGCCGCCGTGGCCCTGCAGCTGCGCTGGATGCTGCGCCGCGCCGGCTCGTTCCGGTGGTGGGCGTGGACACTGTTCCCCGTGCCCCTCCTGGCCTTCGACCTCGTCTTCGCGCGCTCGCTCACCCTCACCGTCGTCCGCCGATCGGTGCAGTGGCGGGGCCGCGACGTCTCCCTCGCCGGCAGCCGGTCCGGGGAGGGGGTGGCCTGA